In Herbaspirillum seropedicae, a single window of DNA contains:
- a CDS encoding L-fuconate dehydratase, producing the protein MTKITALRVLDVRFPTSQSLDGSDAMNPDPDYSAAYVILDTDNAALKGHGLTFTIGRGNEICCAAIRAMEHLVVGLELEWIAADMGRFWRHVTSDSQLRWIGPDKGAIHLATGAVVNAAWDLWAKAEGKPVWKLVADMSPEELVRTIDFRYITDCITPDEALALLREKEAGKAERLRVLEQEGYPCYTTSAGWLGYEDAKLRRLCQEAIDQGFNHVKLKVGRDLADDKRRVTIAREVLGPERKLMIDANQVWEVHQAIDWVNQLAFAQPWFIEEPTSPDDVEGHRKIREGIGAVKVATGEMCQNRVLFKQFIMRDAIDVVQIDSCRLGGVNEILAVMLMAAKYGKVVCPHAGGVGLCEYVQHLSMIDYLCISGSKEGRVTEYVDHLHEHFVDPCVVKNAAYMPPSRPGFSIEMKPQSLEQYRFRG; encoded by the coding sequence ATGACCAAGATCACTGCCCTGCGCGTGCTCGACGTGCGCTTTCCCACCTCGCAATCGCTGGATGGATCGGATGCGATGAATCCCGATCCGGATTATTCCGCCGCCTATGTCATCCTCGATACCGACAACGCCGCGCTCAAGGGTCACGGCCTGACCTTTACCATCGGGCGCGGCAATGAGATCTGCTGCGCCGCCATCCGCGCCATGGAGCACCTGGTGGTCGGGCTGGAGCTGGAATGGATCGCTGCCGACATGGGACGTTTCTGGCGTCACGTCACCTCCGACAGCCAGCTGCGCTGGATCGGCCCGGACAAGGGCGCGATCCACCTGGCCACCGGCGCCGTGGTCAACGCCGCCTGGGACCTGTGGGCCAAGGCCGAAGGCAAGCCGGTCTGGAAACTGGTGGCCGACATGTCGCCCGAAGAACTGGTGCGCACCATCGACTTCCGCTACATCACCGACTGCATCACGCCCGACGAAGCGCTGGCCCTGCTGCGCGAGAAGGAGGCCGGCAAGGCCGAGCGTCTGCGCGTGCTGGAGCAGGAAGGCTATCCCTGCTACACCACCTCGGCCGGCTGGCTGGGTTATGAGGACGCCAAGCTGCGCCGGCTCTGCCAGGAAGCCATCGACCAAGGCTTCAATCACGTCAAGCTCAAGGTCGGCCGCGACCTGGCCGACGACAAGCGGCGCGTGACCATCGCCCGCGAGGTGCTGGGACCGGAGCGCAAGCTGATGATCGACGCCAACCAGGTCTGGGAAGTGCACCAGGCCATCGACTGGGTCAACCAGCTGGCCTTTGCCCAGCCCTGGTTCATCGAGGAACCCACCTCTCCGGATGACGTCGAAGGACATCGCAAGATTCGTGAAGGCATCGGCGCCGTCAAGGTCGCCACCGGCGAGATGTGCCAGAACCGCGTGCTGTTCAAGCAGTTCATCATGCGCGATGCGATCGACGTGGTGCAGATCGATTCCTGCCGTCTCGGCGGCGTCAATGAAATCCTGGCCGTCATGCTGATGGCCGCCAAGTACGGCAAGGTGGTCTGCCCCCATGCGGGCGGCGTGGGCCTGTGCGAGTATGTGCAGCATCTGTCGATGATCGACTACCTGTGCATCTCCGGCAGCAAGGAGGGGCGCGTGACGGAATACGTGGATCACCTGCACGAGCACTTCGTCGATCCCTGCGTGGTGAAGAACGCCGCCTACATGCCGCCCAGCCGGCCCGGCTTCTCCATCGAGATGAAGCCGCAATCGCTGGAGCAGTACCGCTTCCGCGGCTGA
- a CDS encoding SDR family oxidoreductase has protein sequence MDLNLQDKVVIVTGGASGIGAAISLQLAAEGAIPVVFARSAPESQFWERLTAVQPRAALFQLELQDDARCREAVAGTIERFGRLDGLVNNAGVNDSVGLEAGRDEFVASLERNLIHYYVMAHYCVPHLKATRGAIINVSSKTAVTGQGNTSGYCASKGAQLSLTREWAAALRDDGVRVNALIPAEVMTPLYEKWIATFDHPQEKLDAITSKIPLGKRFTTSEEMADMAVFLLSERSSHTTGQWIFVDGGYTHLDRALT, from the coding sequence TTGGATCTGAACCTGCAAGACAAGGTGGTCATCGTCACCGGCGGCGCCTCCGGCATCGGCGCTGCGATCAGCCTGCAACTGGCTGCGGAAGGCGCCATTCCGGTGGTGTTTGCGCGCAGCGCGCCCGAGTCGCAGTTCTGGGAACGACTCACCGCCGTGCAGCCGCGTGCGGCCCTGTTCCAGCTCGAGCTGCAGGACGATGCGCGCTGCCGCGAGGCCGTGGCCGGGACCATAGAGCGCTTCGGTCGCCTCGATGGCCTGGTCAACAATGCCGGCGTCAATGACAGCGTGGGGTTGGAGGCCGGCCGCGACGAGTTCGTCGCCTCGCTGGAACGCAACCTGATCCACTACTACGTCATGGCCCATTACTGCGTGCCGCATTTGAAGGCCACGCGCGGCGCCATCATCAATGTCTCCTCCAAGACCGCCGTCACCGGCCAGGGCAATACCAGCGGCTATTGCGCTTCCAAGGGCGCGCAGCTCTCACTGACCCGTGAATGGGCCGCCGCCCTGCGCGATGATGGCGTGCGCGTCAACGCCCTGATCCCGGCTGAAGTGATGACCCCGTTGTACGAAAAGTGGATCGCCACCTTCGACCATCCCCAGGAAAAGCTCGACGCCATCACCAGCAAGATTCCCCTGGGCAAGCGCTTTACCACTTCCGAGGAAATGGCGGACATGGCCGTGTTCCTGCTCTCGGAGCGGTCTTCGCATACCACCGGGCAGTGGATCTTCGTCGATGGGGGCTATACCCATCTCGACCGCGCCCTGACCTGA